The Fimbriimonadaceae bacterium nucleotide sequence AAGATCGAGATCGACCTCGTAAAGTGGGGCAAACGCTGCAAAGAGGTCGCGCCCTACGCAAGCAAGGTCGCTGCGGAGAAAGTCGGTGGAGTCATGGTTCGTGCGGATGTTCCCGACCTTGCCGCTGCCATCGCCAAAGCCCCAGAACCGAACGCCGACAGACTCACTTCATTTGCTGTGGTATCGATCAAGAAGCTCGCGAGAGGGGAACAACTGAACCGCTTGACCGACATTCATGGCGTCGCAGTCGATAAGGTGAGCCGGGATGTGCTTCTCATCGGGTCCATTGTCTCTGGGCATACTCCCATCGATCCTGATAATCTCATCGCACTGTGCGCCTCCATCGGCAAGTTGGGAACGACGCCGTACGTGAGCATTGATCCCGACCCATTTGACTTCACGCAACCGCACAGGGGGCGTATCGGCGGTCTCCCGGATTCCTTTCAAGACACGCTCCTATCGCTAAGACTGCTTGAGATCGACTACGCCCTCAAAGGTGTGATAATGGGCCACCTGCGCACCCAAGGCGTAAAAAGCCTGCCCGATCTGCTCAGCGAGGCAGTTGGACCGGTCGGTGGTTTCGCGGCGCGGTTTTGGTTCGTGCCGAAAGAGCTGTTTCCGGCGGATATCGAGGTCGAGCGAGGCGATGGTCTTTCGATCTATTGGTTCGCTGCGGAGCCCGTGGTACGAACTGAGCCGATGTCAATCGGCGGCACAGGAGCTTCATCAGGACCTGGACGGGGCATGATGGAGAGCCTCGCGTCAAATGTCACACGCCACTTGGCAAGAATCCAGGAAGAGCATCCCGAAATCCAGCTTAATAAACTGCGGCAAATCTTTGGACTGGCAACAGCTCTCGCGATCTTAAAGCAAGATCCCAGTCAGGACATTGTCCAAGAAGTGGTGGACAATATTGCTCCACTCTCTGTGCAGCATTACGACTTTAAAAGAACCTTTACGCCCATCGGGCAGCGGATCGTCAAGGATGGAGGGATGCGAGAGGTCAATGTTTGGGGCGGTATCTTTTCCAGCGCGACCCTCTACGGTCAAGCGGGTTCGGCGAAAGTGGTTTCCGCAGCCCGCGCTAAAGGTGTTCGCAGTGCAGCTGGAAGCAAGACGGGCAAGATTTCGTCTGGCGGACCTGCCGCGTTTGTAAACGGAGACAAGATTGCCAATGGCGAGATCATATCAGGACGCTATGGCACCATCGCTTTCCTGCTATCCAAGAAAGATTACAAAGGGGCGGCTGCCGAAGTTGAGAGAATCCTCAAGCGGAACCCTACAGCAAGTGATGTCCTCCTGCTCAAAATGCGCGCCACGCTCTACCAAGAGGATTGGAAGACCATGCTCACTGATGCCCAGCGCTACGTCAAGGCCAAGCCCAAAGACGCGCGCGGCTACTACTGGCAGGGGGTTGCCCAGGGGTCGCTTGGCTACTTGAAAGAAGCCCGGGCATCGGCGGACAAAGGGATTCAGCTGGCCCCCAAGAGCCCCGAATCCTATCTCCTGCGCTCAAATCTTCGACTCGATACCGACCCGGAAGGGGCGGTAGCCGACGCAACCAAGGGTGTGCAATACAGTCCCGAAAGCGCATTCGCCTACTCCATTCGAGGGCAGGCATACGCGAGTATGCGTCGGTTCGCCGAGGCCATCGACGACTACGAAAAATCGGTGTCCATGAACCCGATGGTAGCGAATTATTGGCAGTATCTCGGGTTGTACCGAATGCAGCTTGACCGAACCGCTGGCGCGGTAGATGCCTTCACTTATGCTATCGGACTCGACCCATACGACCCTTACACCTACTTCGCAAGGGGTGATGTCCTATTAAAGCAGGGGAACTACGCGACTGCATTGGAGGATTTCCGCAGGTCGATGGCTCTTGATCCACTCCTGCGCGAGCGGGTCCAGCCCAAGATCGACGAGTGTCTTCGGAAAATCGGATAAACGAATCCGCCAGGATCGAGCCGAAACAGGCTACTTATCCTTTGCTGGGGCAGTTGTGTCGCTGGAAGTTGAAGTTGGCGTGGCGTCGGCCTTGGGCGTTTCTTTAGCCTCCGCTTTTGCTGATTTTGTTTCGGCGGCAGGAGCGTCCGAGGGAGCGGTCGGGGTTTTTGAAGACCCATCGTTTACATAAAATCCCCCGCCTTTGAAAGCGATGCCCACAGGTTGGATGATTCTCTTCACCGTGCCTGAGCTTCCACAATGGCAATCGGTCAGAGCGTCTTCCGTGATTCTTTGTTCGACCTCATAAGTTTCATTACATGATGAGCATTCGTAAACGTACGTAGGCATAAGTATCCTCAATATGGGGCTTGATCCATCAACCGGCGGAATTGTGGCAGAATGTCAGCCATTACGGGCCGAATTCGTCGGTTTCGTGAGTCTGTATTCCCATGTTTAACCAGGTCTTTGAGACGTCGGACTTAGGAAAGGTTGCCTTTCTGATCCTGCTTGAGGCGCTTCTCTCGGCGGATAACGCACTCATCCTGGCGATTATCGTCCGTCATCTCCCAAAGCCACTTCAACGCAAAGCGCTTTTTTATGGCATGGCGGGCGCGTTCACCTTCCGCTTGGGAGCCATCCTCGCTGCTAACCTCATCATCAGCTTATGGTGGGTTCAGCTCATCGGTGCGGCCTACTTGATCTTTTTGATGGTCAAGCACTTCTGGAACACAAATGGCGGTGGTGCAAAGGCGAAAGGGCTTGCAGGGGCGAGCTTTTGGGTGACAGTCCTCTACGCGGAGCTTGCTGATCTCGCGTTCGCGATCGACAGCATCCTCGTCGCCGTTGCCATAGAGCCCCATCGCGATAAGATTTGGGTCGTTTACTGCGGCGCAGTGCTTGGCATCGTCTTGCTGAGATTTATCGCAAACGTGTTTCTCCGACTCTTGGAGAAGTACCCCATGCTCGACCATGTGGCGTACATCCTTGTGGGCTGGGCGGGCATAAAACTACTGTTCCTGGGCGGACACACCTGCGTTCGGTGGTTCAACGAGCGTAACCCGCTGAACCCGCTGGGCTTTACGATTCCCGAAATGAAGCCGCTGGTTTTCTGGACGGGGCTTGCCCTGATCGCTATCATTGGCGGCTGGCTTGCCTTCCGTCAAGGACCCCAACCACTGCCCGACGACGAGCCTGGAGAGTCGGGTCAAGAAGCTGCCACCGAACCCACAAACTAGCTTGATGGATTCTCCGTTGAATCATGTCATTCCCAGAGTTCCTTTCGAGTATTCTCTGCGTTCGGAGCCCCTCATACGCGGGTTGATTTATTCATGTCCAAGAAGCTGAAAATCGGAATTATTGGGAGTGGCGGAATCGCCCAAGGATGCCACATGCCAGGCTATGCAAGCATGCCTGACCTTTGTGAAATGACATGGGTCTGTGATGTGAACCCAGACACTGCCAAGGCTGCCGCAGAGAAGTTTAACGTTCCTAACGTCACCACCGACTATCGCAAGATGCTGGCTGAAGGCGAACTTGATGCTGTTTCAGTTGCCACGCCAAACGCTTACCATGTCGATCCAACAGTCGATGCGGTGAATGCGGGTGTCCACGTGCTTTGCGAAAAGCCCCTTGCCATGAACTCCGATGAAGCGCGCCGGATGTGCCGTGCTGCCAAGGACAACAACAAGATTCTGATGGTCGGGCTCCAATCTCGATTTGGCGGTCCAGCAAGGTTTATGAGGGAGTACATCGACGCGGGGCACATGGGAGACATTTATTACGCGCGGGCTTGGGCGCTTCGTCGGCGTGGTGTTCCGGGTTGGGGCGTCTTCATCGACAAGGAGAAGCAGGGCGGAGGTCCGCTCATCGACATTGGCGTACACATCCTTGATCTGACTTTGTATCTGATGGGCTATCCCAAACCCGTGTCGGCGTTTGGTAAGACTTGGGACGTGCTCGGCACAAACCCCGACCTCTTTAACAACTGGGGCGATTACGACCGGACGAAGTACACCGTAGAGGACTTTGCGGTTGGGCTCATCAAGTTCGACAACGGCGCGGTCGTGAATCTGGAGAGTTCGTTTATGGCGAACCTCGATGGAGATCCGTTCCGAACTCACCTCTTTGGGACAAAGTCAGGAGCGACTGTCAACCCTTACGGGGAAAATCCCATTGAGCTTTATACTGAGCAGAATAAGCAGCTTTTCAATCTGAAACCGATCAATGTCCCGCGAGTGGAATCTTCACACACTGCCGAGGTTCAGGCCTTCGTCAACGCTATTCTGGAGAACAAGCCCTCACCTGTTCCGGGAGAGAATGGGCTCATCCTCAATGCGATCTTCGATGCCTTGTACAAGAGTTCAGAAACGGGCAGGGAAGAGATGATCGACACGAGTTTTTGATTGTAGATTGTAGATTGGAGATTGGAGATTGGAGATCTTCCCCCTTACTCCTTACAATCCTTACCCTTTACAAAAGAATGCGCCGGATGAATAAGCATCCAGCGCATTCTTTTTCGCAGCACGGCTCTTAAATGTCGCCGTACAGGAAGAACTCGTACGGGTGCGGGCGCAATGCAATCGCGTCGCACTCGTGCTTCAGTTTGTACTCAACATAGGTCTCAACGAGGTCCTTTGTGAACACGTCGCCCTTTAGCAAGAACTCGTGATCGCTGGCAAGCGCCTCAAGCGTCGCTCGGAGCGAACCTGGCGTTTGCGGAATTCCTGCGCGCTCTTCGGCGGGCAGTTCGTAGAGATCCTTGTCAAGCGGCTTTGGCGGCTCAATCCGGTTTTGAATACCGTCCAGGCCAGCCATGATGATCGCCGGAAAGGCGAGATATGGGTTGGCGCTGGGGTCCGGCGCTCTGAACTCAACTCGCTTAGCCTTAGGCGACTTGCTGTACATCGGGATACGAACACAAGCCGAGCGGTTTCGCTGTGAGTACAGCAAGTTGATCGGGGCTTCATAGCCCGGAACAAGTCGTCGGTAGGAGTTCGTTGTCGGCGCACAGAAGGCCAAAAGCGCTGCAGCATGCTTGAGCAAACCACCTACAAAGAAGCGAGCCGTGTCCGAAAGTCCGGCATAGCCCGTCTCGTCATACATCATCGACTCGCCGTTCTTCCAGAGTGAAACGTGAACGTGCATGCCGCTACCGTTGTCGCCATAGAGCGGCTTTGGCATAAAGCAGGCGATCAAACCGTTTCGGTAGGCCGTGTTGCGCACGACGTACTTGTACTTCTGGATGTTGTCAGCCATTTCCAAGAGCGGCTTAAAGCGGAGGTCGATTTCACACTGGCCGGCGCTGGCAACTTCGTGGTGATGGACCTCAACATCCAAACCTGTTTGGATCATTGTCGCCATCATCTCGCTGCGGACGTCTTGCAGCTTATCCACCGGCGGGCAGGGGAAGTACCCACCCTTGGGTCGAATCGTGAAACCTGCCGAACCTTCGTCCGCGCTCGTCCAGTGCGCCTCGTGGCTTCCGATCTTAAAGCCCATCTCGTGCGGATTGGCGTTGTAGAGCAACTGGTCGAACAGGAAGAACTCTGCTTCCGGTCCAACAAAAGCCGTGTCGGCAATGCCGGACGACTTGAGGTAAGCCTCGGCCTTTTTGGCCACATAGCGTGGATCGCGAGAATAGGGTTGCCGAGTCATCGGGTCTTCGATGTTGCACATCACGACCGCGGTCGGTAGCTCGGTATACGGGTCCATGAAGATGGTGGCAGGGTCGGGAACCAGGAGCATGTCGGACTCGTTGATGCTCTGGAAGCCACGAATGGATGAGCCATCAAAGCCCAAACCATCCTCAAAAATGTCTTCGCTGAAGTGGCCCGCATTCATTGAGAAGTGGTGCCACATTCCAAAAAGGTCGGTGAAGCGAATGTCTACGAATTGCGCTTCGTTATCAAGAACGAATTGTACGGCCTCTCTTGGTGTCATGATTTTGCTCGGTACCCAGAAGTCAATATCCCGAAATTGCAACTTTCCTCGCGGCGGGGAAGCGAGGTTTTTGGAGTGCTTGTAACAGTCCCCAGAACGTTACATTTAAGCTTCGGCGACGCTGCCAACTCTGTGACGAATTATCCCCTAAAAAAGCTTCGCGACAGCAGAATGTTTCTCGGCCCGATGAACTCTAGGATACCAGACTGGGCCCTTTAGGAGACGTTCGCTGAGGCATACCGCCCAGCCATTAGCAAGGCCCGGTGAGCTTCAAATTGACTCTTAAAGGCAGCTCGAAGACTCCGTCTAGCTGAAGATGCGACGTAGTAGGGTAACCCTCCCGATCGGCACCCATTCCGCCACCAAGATATCGCCGTTGCGCAGGAACATCGCATCGTGTGGATGGATAAACTTTCCGGGGATGAATTCCGCCCTTGGCTTGTCTCGCAGGCCGCTCGGCGCGCCGTCGCCAAGATGCACGATGGGTTTGTTCTGCGGGTCTAAAAGGGTAATGACGCTTTCAAGGTCGGGAACCAGCATCACTCCATCACGGATGGAGAAATGACAGGGCAGCCGCATGCCTGCAGTGCTGAAAGAGTGGTGCTCTCCATCAAGCGAGAAGTATTGAATCCTACGGTTTCCACGATCGGCAACCGCA carries:
- a CDS encoding tetratricopeptide repeat protein, which translates into the protein MNRYRFRFAAKLTLLGALVLISGQALAFTPRGQGESWDKYSQRLRGLANTYQKWGITLKVEPKAFTSTAGPLPSYLKVVSGFESGDTLNVNIETGLGKNESTAVAIAGEFKYGPDGKKVSGNGVIYLKGTGVGGKFKYDNVKGLQLETGLEETFYSIGINIGNDEKGPVGIGLKLGPAKIEIDLVKWGKRCKEVAPYASKVAAEKVGGVMVRADVPDLAAAIAKAPEPNADRLTSFAVVSIKKLARGEQLNRLTDIHGVAVDKVSRDVLLIGSIVSGHTPIDPDNLIALCASIGKLGTTPYVSIDPDPFDFTQPHRGRIGGLPDSFQDTLLSLRLLEIDYALKGVIMGHLRTQGVKSLPDLLSEAVGPVGGFAARFWFVPKELFPADIEVERGDGLSIYWFAAEPVVRTEPMSIGGTGASSGPGRGMMESLASNVTRHLARIQEEHPEIQLNKLRQIFGLATALAILKQDPSQDIVQEVVDNIAPLSVQHYDFKRTFTPIGQRIVKDGGMREVNVWGGIFSSATLYGQAGSAKVVSAARAKGVRSAAGSKTGKISSGGPAAFVNGDKIANGEIISGRYGTIAFLLSKKDYKGAAAEVERILKRNPTASDVLLLKMRATLYQEDWKTMLTDAQRYVKAKPKDARGYYWQGVAQGSLGYLKEARASADKGIQLAPKSPESYLLRSNLRLDTDPEGAVADATKGVQYSPESAFAYSIRGQAYASMRRFAEAIDDYEKSVSMNPMVANYWQYLGLYRMQLDRTAGAVDAFTYAIGLDPYDPYTYFARGDVLLKQGNYATALEDFRRSMALDPLLRERVQPKIDECLRKIG
- a CDS encoding Gfo/Idh/MocA family oxidoreductase, producing MSKKLKIGIIGSGGIAQGCHMPGYASMPDLCEMTWVCDVNPDTAKAAAEKFNVPNVTTDYRKMLAEGELDAVSVATPNAYHVDPTVDAVNAGVHVLCEKPLAMNSDEARRMCRAAKDNNKILMVGLQSRFGGPARFMREYIDAGHMGDIYYARAWALRRRGVPGWGVFIDKEKQGGGPLIDIGVHILDLTLYLMGYPKPVSAFGKTWDVLGTNPDLFNNWGDYDRTKYTVEDFAVGLIKFDNGAVVNLESSFMANLDGDPFRTHLFGTKSGATVNPYGENPIELYTEQNKQLFNLKPINVPRVESSHTAEVQAFVNAILENKPSPVPGENGLILNAIFDALYKSSETGREEMIDTSF
- the glnA gene encoding type I glutamate--ammonia ligase, coding for MTPREAVQFVLDNEAQFVDIRFTDLFGMWHHFSMNAGHFSEDIFEDGLGFDGSSIRGFQSINESDMLLVPDPATIFMDPYTELPTAVVMCNIEDPMTRQPYSRDPRYVAKKAEAYLKSSGIADTAFVGPEAEFFLFDQLLYNANPHEMGFKIGSHEAHWTSADEGSAGFTIRPKGGYFPCPPVDKLQDVRSEMMATMIQTGLDVEVHHHEVASAGQCEIDLRFKPLLEMADNIQKYKYVVRNTAYRNGLIACFMPKPLYGDNGSGMHVHVSLWKNGESMMYDETGYAGLSDTARFFVGGLLKHAAALLAFCAPTTNSYRRLVPGYEAPINLLYSQRNRSACVRIPMYSKSPKAKRVEFRAPDPSANPYLAFPAIIMAGLDGIQNRIEPPKPLDKDLYELPAEERAGIPQTPGSLRATLEALASDHEFLLKGDVFTKDLVETYVEYKLKHECDAIALRPHPYEFFLYGDI